One Ictalurus furcatus strain D&B chromosome 7, Billie_1.0, whole genome shotgun sequence genomic window, AGAAACCAAAATGACTGGAAAATCTATAGATTTTAAAAGACCACAACTTGATCCTTGGGTTAAAAGggttaaatttattaaataactgaaaatatttactgaaactaATAGTTTTAGACCATGGGAACATGAAAATGTGTGGATTACAgtatacaattattattattattatacagtagaaTTAAACAGAAGATCTACAATGTAAATTCAGTAAATTTTATTAAGTGCAGAATTTCCACTTAAGTAAAAAATGCAAGTTCAACAAAAAGTAAATAGGTAGGTAAATAATTGTAGGTTTATGTTAAACTtatgctaaataaaaatgtttatttacaagcataatttattttaataacatggACACTACACCAATATGTAAGTGCTACATAAGGCCAGAATCACTTTTTAGAGTGTGGGTTGCAAAAGCTTTACTTTTGATCCAGAGAAAACGTAAAACCCTGGGTAgagaggctgagtgaatgtagtttggactctgtggaggagcttcatcgtgtcagagaTGCTGTAGTAGGATAGAGATCCTGCCCTGAAATCCACATGCACTCCTATTCTAGAGGCGCTGTGTCTTTTGGagattttagtttgtttgtcaTTGTGCCAGAATGAACATCTTAATGGAGAGCAGTATAAACTCCAAGACTGATTGTTGTTCCCAAACTCACATTCTTTACCTGTTCCCTTCCTGCTAATGCTTTTATATGACACGGTTATTTCAACTCCAGCAAATCCGCTCCACTCAACTTCCCAGTAACaccgtccacacacactctctctacaCAGCACTTGATATACAGTTTCAAATCTGTCAGGATGATCAGGATATGACTGGACTGTTTGACTACAGGTCACCGCTCTGTTCCTGTCAGATAGACTGAGGTGTTTGTTAGCTGTGTTGGGATCCAGCATGAGCTGACAGGCATCTGattgaaagaaggaaaaaaaaaattagatatatatataaaatttataataGTGCCTGGTTCAGATAAGTGGACAAGTAGCCACTAGAAtctctggaattttttttttttatcttgttctGTAAGACTATAAGGATGCATTTTTGGTGAATTTCAAAAAATCTGAATGTGTGCATATTACATATTAGATTCTATGATTCTATATATCTGAATGTAAGAATCTGTGTAAGAATCTGAATGTGTCTTACATTCAGGGTTACTGAtcaggcccttgagcaaggccgcTAACCCTCTCTACTCCCTGATCTGAcctcagcttcctaacaagctgggatatgtgaaaaaaaaaaaaaatcactgtattgtaatatatatgtcacaaattaaaataaagttttcttACATTGTAGAAA contains:
- the LOC128610355 gene encoding tripartite motif-containing protein 16-like, which translates into the protein MSPPEPKTRDDFLQYACQLMLDPNTANKHLSLSDRNRAVTCSQTVQSYPDHPDRFETVYQVLCRESVCGRCYWEVEWSGFAGVEITVSYKSISRKGTGKECEFGNNNQSWSLYCSPLRCSFWHNDKQTKISKRHSASRIGVHVDFRAGSLSYYSISDTMKLLHRVQTTFTQPLYPGFYVFSGSKVKLLQPTL